The DNA region GTGGTGCCTCCCTTGTGCTCTGTAGAAGACATTGTAGATTTCTTCTACTATCTTATCAACCTCACTCTTGTATATGGATCTACTTTGTAGGTGTATTGGTGACGTCCATCATTTGAATTTGAACCTTCTGCTTGAAAATCAAGTTGTCTCTGAATGCTGTCAACTTCCTGTTGTAATGCATCTAGACGTAAAGTAACTCTATCCATCTTATCATGTAGTAGACTCCATCAAACTTGAAGGCAAATGATCTCACTTAATCTTCCAAGTCTGCGAGTCTCACGTCGATCAATGGTGCTGAGAGTATATCGATCGATTCTGATTCCTTCTGTCGAGACTCTTCCTTTTCGCGTAGCAAATCCAATTCCTTTGGCATAAACTCGCTCATTTTGGTTGTCCAGTTGATGTTTTTATTGAGTGTGCAGTAGATTTTATCAAGCTTCTTGAGAGCTTCTTCTTCCCATTTTTGAGCTCCTCTAATGCCTGAGAACATCTCATTGATTTCATCCTTATTGTATACCTCTGGTCATGCCTGGGGAATGGTGAGTAGCTCAACATGTTCTGGAAGACAGATATAGGTGTGCTCTGTAACTGTAGCTCTTTCCAGAACATCTCTGATGTGTTCCTTAGATATAAGAATGACTTTCTCATCAGTAACTTGTGCATATCTATGCTCATCTCTGTAGATACCATACTCATCACGTGCTTCCCATTTGAATTGTCTATTTCCAGATAGATCAAAGGCTCAGACTCCAGATTCTAAGTGCTTATCGGTCGATGGTGAGGCTtcactgtcgatcgatttcCTGATGGTATTGGTGGTCGATGGCCGGAtgtcgatatcgatcgatggccTTCGttgctgtcgatcgatggctGAGTTCTCTATTTATTCAGATGAAATAATGTTGTGTCAACTCCATAGACTTATTCAAATGGTAGTTTTGATTATGTTATGTAGTCATCATCATGTGTTGCATTGAAAGGGCCATAACATCTCTTGTTGACTGTGTCTTTCAGATCATAGTAGTCATTTTCCCAACTATCTATCGAATCAATTgaaacagtgtcgatcgatgcggcaTGGTGCTCATCGAATCGATTTTTGAGAGGTTTCAAAATGATGTTGTCTGGACTTGCcattttctcatctttttgttTCCTGAAAGTACACAATTTATCCGGGATTAGATAACCATACTCTGATTCATATTGTGTTTTTACCTCATATAAGGATGGTAGATGGGCCGATCGATGCATATGTGctagtatcgatcgattttcCTTCGTTGATGTCGATCGTGTTGCCATtgattgtgtcgatcgatgttgccTCCTTCGATGTGTGGGAATGAAGGTTGAATCTAGCTTCCTCCATGTGAAAACCTTGATTCTCAATGCCTTCCTCTCTTCTGTAGTCTTCATCATACTCATCACATCTGCTAATTGAGTAGTTACCATCTCTCTCCCTTGTTTCATCATTCGAATAATTGACTGTTGCTGAGTTTTGAGTGTTGAGGGCGAAACTCAGATAGCAATGGTTAGGAAGGGTGAATCCTTGGTCGGTATGAGCACTATCGATCGATGCATCCAGTGTGGTGCCGATCAATTTGGTGTGAGCGTGATCGAACGATGTCCTAAGTGACATACCGGTTGATTATTGATAATTTAGCAGCTCCTCGTAGTCAATCTGTTCTCTAAAGTGGCATGCTGCTATCAATCTATGGTTATCTTCGACATCAAACGCTGGTGCACTGTCGATCAATTGTTGTGATGGTACAATGAACGATTTGTTGTTGTGGTCATCGATCGATTCTTCAGAATCATCGTCAACACCACAATAGCAAGCGGCTACCAAACGTGGCTGAGTCTCTATCTCCATTGGTTGTGTCTTTGGCTTGACAACTTTCACTGGATCATAGTATGTATTTGGATTGATGAGAGTCAGGCAAAGCTGATTGGTCTTCATATCACAAACAGCTTTTGTGGTGGCTAagaatgctcttccaagtagtAGAGAAGAATTCTTGTTCATCTTATTCTCTAAAAATGGAAATCTACTGGAATTAGGGCATTACCAATCTACACTTTGAGATCTCTGACAATTCCTCCTGAATTTCTTATGGAACAATCCAAAAAAGCGAATGATTCCTGTGAAGGCTCCATCTTTAGACCTAATTGATCTGCCAAAGCATGTGATAATATGCTGACTGAAGAACCGGTATCGCATAGTGCACCTGGAATATGGACGGTTGGAGGTGATGAGATCATGTTGTGTTCTAGTCAAGGATCCAAGTTAGGTAAATTGAAGCACACGATCATTATTCTTCAGGCGAAAGTAGAATTCTTGACCAACCAAGTGGAATTGGTAACTCAGAAGGCTATGTTCACAGCTCACTGGGAACTTATTCACGAATTACTGgaaaaaaagattgaaaacTAGAGGCCTGAGAAGGAGTTTCGCTAATATAAACTGGTAATGGAGGTTGATGCTGATTTGTCATTGtagttttcttgtttttgattttgtCGTTAGTCCTTGATGACCCCTTGTTTTCTTGAAACATTATGATTTTCACTTTATGCGATGGATTTATCCTTCATAGTTTCATATTCTTGTTATGCCTATGTGGACTCATTTTTTCTTTATGCCTTCAAAGTGTTTTATGTCTAtctatttggttttcttttcagGATCCTCTTAAAACAGGAGACATTGTATTTTAGTCATGCGTTGGAAAGAAACTAGACACCGTATCCTTCTTTTAGACATTGTATTTTAGTCATGTGTCGGGAAGAGACTAGACACCTTATCCTTCTTTTTTAAGAAACAAATCAGACCTCGGGAAAGTATCCCAATCTTGCGAAGTGAGACTATTGTAGTAGATGGTAGATGACCAGGTTTTTCACCCTCTTTGGGGCTTGGAGACTATGAATTTCCAGTATTACCTTGAGGTATCAAAGTATGTCACGTAGGAACTTGGAGTTCATGTTATTCCTCTTTCGAGTCCGTAGGTTTGAAGAGATTCATATTTTGATCTAAGAAGATCTATATATTTTAACCTTGGGAACCGGAAATTTCTAAAGAATTTCTTTTCATGACCTAAAGGTGTATTATTAGTTTCCACTTTAATATGGGGGCTGTATAAAATTTTATCGGATATGAACCCAGAGGTTATATTTGTTTTGATCTCAAACCTGAAAGATGTATTGACTCGTGTGACATTGTTCTCGGTCCCCTTGAGGTAGACCACTGCCAATTTCTATTAGATGTTGCGTTTTGCCACTTGGAAGTAGGCAACTATCAATATCTTATATTTACCTTAACGAAACTGGTTTTCCTACTGCACTTTTTGTCAAAATAACTCATGGTTATATTAGATAAAAAGAGTATGCTGACGTAAAGCATAAATGACAGGAGTTAGATAGATAAAATACCAAAGCATTTAAGTATTGGTTTTGAAAGCTGTAGTAACATGATCTTGGgatcgttttaaaaaaatagtaggTTTTGAGATGCAAGACATTCTATCTATTGGGTTGAGTCTTGTTGTACATGTCTTTCAGTTTGAATAATCCTACTCCCCCGCATCTTGATCACATTGTATGATCCTTCCCATCCCAAAGTCAGTTTCCTGTTGACTTGACCCTGGTGTTATCAAATATTCGTCGAAGGATCCAATTTCCTTGCTGGAAAATTATGGTTCAGGCCAATTTTTTCATATCCAACCCATAGCTATGGCCGAACCAGTTAATTCGAAGACCTATAAATAACTGGTTTGGATTTAACAAAAACTCAGTAaatgaaaaatccaaaacaaaattggcagaaacaaaaaaactttgGTACTAACCCGTGATCCGACACCGGTTCACCTGGTAAAGCACTGTAAAACtgttaaaatattgataaaagtATTGATTAAACTTTTCATACACATTATATTTTACTACTACAAAGATTGAATAAACAACAAGATTTGTGATAATAGACATTTGGAAAAATTTATACTATGTCATTCGAAGAAAATGGTAATAAATATACCAAATTTTATTGATCTAACAGTACTAaactgttattttatttttattgatttttttataagtctagtatttttatttatttaagatttaaaaggCAATTTCTAAATAGTTTCTTTAATTATCTTTTATCCTATTTTTGCTCAAAATTCTTATTTGGTATGAAAAATAATcaaagtaaattatttttatggtagatgaaagtttaatatttagttatactttgtaaataaattttcacTACAAAAAGGTTagtttatataagtttttttttttgtaaacttttaaaaaggttagtttaaataagttattttgatatttgtattAGTTATAAATGACGTAGATACATTTTTAGATTGCTAAATAAAGTACTTACTTTTTGGTGATGCATATACAGTTTGTATCATTTTGTTTAAAACTGGTGTAAAAGATAGCAAATGTTTCCATAGATTGTTTGATGTGATGTTAGCATGTGTCCATTGTTAAAAATGATTGTTACCACTTACATCGTTTGTTCTAAATGATGTTTGTATTAgtattgatataaaattaatatcaatttATAGAAATGATGTTAATAGTCGTATCACTTAGTGCAAAcaatttaacatatttatatcATTTGTATATAATTGATGTTAATCTCATaccaatttcaaaaataattttaacaattGTATCATTTACATAAACCGATCAAAAATATTGTTATcactttaaaataaattattatatatttattagttttaataaatgattctaatattatttttatttacatattcataatatacattaatataaatggattttgtattttaataattaaaggtatatacaaaataaaaaataataattagctaaaaatctaaattagtaattaaaatattaaaaagcaaATTACATAGTTATTCCATACTGCAAATTTATACAACATAAATAATTCAAAGTTGCTGAACTACATAAATAGTTGTTCCTTTTTGAACCGCTTCTCATcggaagagagaagaagaataatATGAACGAGCTAGAGAGAGGAGGAGTGGAGTGGAGTGGAGTGGAGTGGAGTGgagtggagagagagagggagagctAGAATTACAAACGTACCAACTCTAGTTCCCTCATGTGATCTTTTCTTGACGTATGTCTCAAAAATGGACCACATGACCATGTGATTCTCCctatggtttttatttttaaacactTATGTAAAACCACCACCCACCCTATTATCATCATCAGCAGTATCATCATCAACACGAACCCCAACATAAACTCCAAACGATTCTATTATCCCATGCACACCGTAGAAAGAACACCGGCGAAAATATGGCTATTAAGTAAAGTGTCTTACTAATAGAAATATTTAAGCAAGAAATATTaatgagttttaaaaaaatatatatatattaatgagtTATTCTTCATTTTTTCCCTTTATGATGTTTTTGGTTAATGCACATATATTCAGAACCTAGATAACCTTGCATTAAAAAATATCAGTTAAAACAGTTTGACGAAAAAAGCAATACACTGCCATAATAcagtattaaaattaattttgcatcgaaactttttaaaaattaaccaATACCGAAGAAAAAACTGTACGCCATCTTATAATATGAGAAGGATGGAGTATAATTTTGACCAAAACATCTCATTCAAAAAACAAAATGCAATTAAGCCGATACAAAACAAGTGCAAAAAGAAGAGATTAtctgtttaccaaaaaaaaagaagaagagattatCATTATTATCTATGACAAACGCATCTGTAATGGTAAGCACTGTTGATAGGATCATTGCCTTCGACGGGGACTTGTTCAGCTCTGCATTTGTATCTGCATCCTCTGCATTCGTTGTAAGTACAAGTTGGTGCCGTCGACCCAATCATACGCCTCCTTGAGAACTGTGTGAAAAGATTGTAACATACGCTCTACAATATTAATACAACTAAATCATCTATCATCGCTTGTTTCCTTGTAGTAGTTACTAATAGACAACAATTCTCTCATTATGAATATACCGGGAGATGGACTTGTCGGGGAAGTGAAAGCTTATCGTCGATAGAACGAGCTTTTGAAGCTGATTCATAAGTACACGAACAAGagaatttcaaaagaaaaagaaaaactattgtTAGGCGTCTTGATGTGGATTCAAtagattataattaaaaatatttatagaatatgCAGGAGATGTGTTGAAACTACAAGACCTTGGACTACAAAATTTCCAAGAAGCAAACCGaatagaagaaagaagaaggatATGCATCGTAGCTTCATGTTTCTCCTTTCATGCTTCATcttgttcctcttcttcttgctttATCGTATGGACCAAATGTTTTGGAGAGAGATAAGTTTAGCTACTTGGCTGTAAGTTTTGTCTTCTACTTATCATATAATGGTGAGTTTGCGAACACGTAGAGATAAGAATCAGAAAATACAGAGAATGAAGTATTCACTTTTACCCCCGCTAAATTTTAAATGAGaagtaaaaaacatatttaacaaCTACACTGTTTGCCGGGTCGTTCGTAGCCAAGTGGTTACTGAGCTCTGCCTTCGGGCCCTGGCGTGAGGGGTTCGACCCCTCCctacctcagtttgaggattaaagGTCCAAAGTGAccaaagttgacaaaaaaaaaaaaaacaactacaCTGTTTTTggatgaaatataaaataaatcataattagaAAGAATTAAGATTTTGGTCattaatttacaaattaatGAGTAAGcaatttacaaatattaatgAGTAAACACAGATATTTCAGCATTAGCCTAAATATTGcttagtgttttgttttttagcACATCATAATTGGCTTCTCATGTATGTTTTCTATGCTCTTGTCTCCTTACCTtatctcttttttatttaacatatatttattagaaattAGCTCGCCAGCAGCTCATCAGGAGTATGCCTTAGAAGTGAAATCAGCCCTTTATCATGTAGATATTAACTTTTCTAATCGGGTAAAACAGAATTTACCCAATTTGGATGGATCGACGTGGATTCCTTAGAGGATACCAATAGAACTATGATGAATGTAAGATATGAACAACCTTGTCCTATATTCTTGATCCTTCATCAAAAGTTATCTTGTTCTATTGACCTTTCAAATTGGCGAGCTGTTCAGTCAGACATATAGACCATAAACTCTACACAGCCCAACAGAGATACTATAGTGGCCAAAACCCacttgaaaaatattattgggTCTCTCATAAAACATGAAACCTAAGATCGGAAGTAATTTCTCCCCGTTTAGGTGGATTTTATGGCGGGTTCTAAACCGGACTGGTTAAGGAGTTTTCAGACTTATGTATGGGCAGACAACCAGGTAAGGTAAGTTTTCTAGTCATTCATGATTTTTCCTACGCTAGCCTAGTTGCAACGGAATTTAGATGCATTCATACTtagggtctaactggtgaccaaggaaTACAAGAAAATACTGCATTCCTTATTGTTCCTAATTATTTTTACCATTTATATGGGATGGTTTTCCTTTCCATTCCTTGttattccttttattttaaaGGAACATAGAATAAATTTATTCCTCACCAAAATTGATAAGGAATTTCATTCCTTTAATTTTGTTCCTCTgcagtttttcctttttattcctAATGTTCCTTTAATGGTCACCAGTTACACCTTTAAAGTCATCAAACCAGAAGATAGCACTCGCTTTTGATTCCTGAATAAGTGGTTCTCCCTTGTCTAGAAAAAGTCCTCTAACATTTCAGGTtataaaaattggtttggtATGCttggtttaattatttttctggGTAAGGTGAAGCGATATATACATTTAGGTATATGTGATCTCCAGACATAGTCTCATATGTCCTTACTGAAGGAAAACAAATCCACTATATCCTCCTATAATCTAAACTAGAGATTGACCCGCACTCCCGTGCGGATattgatttttacatttttatacatcaatatttattttttataattagtgttatatattttagatgtgtcgtaatataactaaatatattcaaaagacGTAAACCGAAACATGTAATATAGTTATTTTTGGTACAAATATCCAagcccgttttagatacattgtttatttagatatttttagatttctatacatcaaaaccaaactcaTCCAGACCAAGAAGGACTCAACTCAAAACCCacacataaatttttaatattcaagCTGGacctaattttaaaaaaattgatacaaAAAACAACATGTATCTAAATGGATAGCCAATGttcatgcctaactgatttCGTAAAAATGACTCTATCtgtgtgtttggctaaattatatcaaatagaaagagtttttttttttatttagtcaaataattatattaaatgaaaaattaagtgacaataaatgtaacactttttattttttatttaaattattattttattcacaaataCATGTCtttgaataatgtttttgaTTACATTATTTTCCACCgactgaaactaaaataaaaaaaaatgttttaccaaaacaaactaaaacGAACGTCTAACCATATATAAAACctagttatttacatttttgattttataattgccacaaaatctatattgattaactaataaataaaaatctgcgCTATTATCATTATGGTAATATAACTAATGATGTTAATTATCGtaaaggtaatataattaatgaaattgttaagctaagtgaaatatggaaatgcaataaatgtaatattattatcaatgtttccaaacaactttTATTTAGAGAACTACTATCCATGTTCCCAAACAGTACTAaaatgtacttcaattttaataatatagatatctCTTCTTTCTCATTAAAGCAAGAAAATTGAAAGTTTAACCCcatccattttttaaaaacgataataaaaattatgcaTGAGCTCAAACGGTGAACACTCACACTCGAAGCAACCTCGAGTGTGATTTCTCAAGCTCCGACAGACGACGTTTCCTTCCTCCCAGCTTGAGAGATCCATCAGTTCCTTGTTCCTTCCTCCACCATAGAAGAGTCTATCACTGTGATTTCTTCCGTCATAAATTGTCGAGCTTCAAATCTGTATGGTGAACGTAATGATTTATAGTCTAGCCAATCTCGGGAATGAAGTGGGAAATCGTATTTGATTAGATCTGGTTATGCAAATCttatctactctattaatttctttttgacATCAATTAAACGAAGAAACGAGACCTACCGGTTCAGATAACCAAACCAGAGGGGTGGAATCAATATAAATCATAACTGAATGAGAACTCCTCACACCACATGCAAAGTTTTCCACCATAATGTTTTGTGCTCTACAAATATGCCTGATCCGAAAGTTGGGGAAGAAAGTTTCAATGCGTCGATTCTTCCATATGTGTAGAAAAAACAGGCCATTTTTCAGGTGACGACACTATCTTCACCAAATGAGAACAATCTATCGTGAATACTACTATATCAGGAAATTGGAGGCTTTTCATGCATTTCATTGCCAAGATCAGAGATTCACACTCAGCATGTAGAAGTGATCGACTACGTCGCATATTCATCGCTCCCATCCTCACTTAAGTCAAACCTACTTTTTGACAATAACATCCTTGTCCAGTGT from Raphanus sativus cultivar WK10039 chromosome 8, ASM80110v3, whole genome shotgun sequence includes:
- the LOC108820912 gene encoding EPIDERMAL PATTERNING FACTOR-like protein 9 isoform X1 yields the protein MKHERRNMKLRCISFFFLLFGLLLGNFVVQASKARSIDDKLSLPRQVHLPSVCYNLFTQFSRRRMIGSTAPTCTYNECRGCRYKCRAEQVPVEGNDPINSAYHYRCVCHR
- the LOC108820912 gene encoding EPIDERMAL PATTERNING FACTOR-like protein 9 isoform X2, with protein sequence MKHERRNMKLRCISFFFLLFGLLLGNFVVQASKARSIDDKLSLPRQVHLPFSRRRMIGSTAPTCTYNECRGCRYKCRAEQVPVEGNDPINSAYHYRCVCHR